A genomic region of Miscanthus floridulus cultivar M001 chromosome 3, ASM1932011v1, whole genome shotgun sequence contains the following coding sequences:
- the LOC136546788 gene encoding peroxidase 7-like, with amino-acid sequence MRTPRAVSFLALSGLLLLLAVSVAATAGSNGYGGGGGGSDGAAAGSNGGQEGSYKVPAYQESVAGLDERYYEKSCPKMEEIVGTAVMKAVKADETLAASIIRLFFHDFAVGGVDGSVLIDVPGQSEKYAQASRTLRGFELIEEIKKELEAKCHATVSCADILTAAARDAVASLAVRGPYWSLKYGRKDRKGYFSAGTADRDVPMNGQSVNQLIAFFEKNGLNIQDLVALSGAHTIGRATCGAVRPGLLGRLKAGTLNWQYGDFLQRKCGTGGDAEYVELDGETPTAFDNQYYKNLLHGKGLLDTDQKLLADSRTGGFVRSYADQKSRAFVGQFAQSMRRLGEVQVLTGNEGEVRHKCSAVNY; translated from the exons ATGAGGACGCCGCGGGCTGTCTCGTTCCTCGCCCTCTCCGGCCTCCTACTCCTGCTCGCCGTCTCGGTGGCCGCGACCG CGGGTTCCAACGgttacggcggcggcggcggtggcagcgacGGCGCTGCGGCCGGTTCGAACGGCGGCCAGGAAGGCAGCTACAAGGTGCCGGCGTACCAGGAGTCCGTGGCCGGACTCGACGAGAGGTACTACGAGAAGTCGTGCCCGAAAATGGAGGAGATCGTCGGGACGGCCGTGATGAAGGCCGTGAAAGCCGACGAGACCCTCGCGGCCAGCATCATCCGCCTCTTCTTCCACGACTTCGCCGTCGGG GGCGTGGACGGGTCGGTCCTGATAGACGTGCCCGGGCAGAGCGAGAAGTACGCGCAGGCGAGCAGGACGCTGCGCGGGTTCGAGCTGATCGAGGAGATCAAGAAGGAGCTGGAGGCCAAGTGCCACGCCACCGTCTCCTGCGCCGACATcctcaccgccgccgcccgcgacGCCGTCGCCTCGCTCGCGGTCAGGGGTCCCTACTGGTCGCTCAAGTACGGGCGCAAGGACCGGAAGGGGTACTTCAGCGCCGGCACGGCCGACCGCGACGTCCCCATGAACGGCCAGAGCGTCAACCAGCTCATCGCCTTCTTCGAGAAGAACGGGCTCAACATCCAAGACCTCGTCGCCCTCTCCG GAGCTCACACGATCGGGCGCGCGACGTGCGGCGCGGTGAGGCCGGGGCTGTTGGGCCGCCTGAAGGCAGGCACGCTGAACTGGCAGTACGGCGACTTCCTGCAGCGCAAGTGCGGCACCGGCGGCGACGCGGAGTACGTGGAGCTGGACGGCGAGACGCCCACGGCGTTCGACAACCAGTACTACAAGAACCTGCTGCACGGGAAGGGGCTGCTGGACACGGACCAGAAGCTGCTCGCGGACTCCCGGACGGGTGGGTTCGTCAGGTCCTACGCCGACCAGAAGTCCCGGGCCTTCGTCGGCCAGTTCGCCCAGTCCATGCGCCGCCTCGGCGAGGTCCAGGTGCTCACCGGAAACGAGGGCGAAGTCCGCCACAAGTGCTCCGCCGTCAACTACTAA